A stretch of Channa argus isolate prfri chromosome 16, Channa argus male v1.0, whole genome shotgun sequence DNA encodes these proteins:
- the nrde2 gene encoding nuclear exosome regulator NRDE2 isoform X1: MALFPAFADAASNKAEDSSKELDWLSNKSFQIGNVLSFHGRFIEEKSVSVSREVSSAEDEKEGEDGVPFKKKKKKSEKKRKKKKKHKKKSGRYSDSNASDSDTIYPSDLKREDDANRPQAAPLASRFSWLDDLQLPTEQMFCVDRKPDPANWTYKSLYKGDIARYKRKGGSLLGLDHCRQAVIWEESDSNKKQKSADKKKAADRYFSTVSRQLLRSVPPVPTLSTIPKGGDLIRSSSFLPLADDEEKKGGERGYCFFTGNKVQISSVNPLGVYDSSTSLWLQGKGQQVQQREDIQTGESGGLLAGKTEEFNRRLREQPDDIVLWIQYIQYQDELSSLMFAGEDEQQQGTDSAQLRKSSYRAVLEKKLSIAERAVATNPGCIALQLERLKICQELWEPSALAKEWKKLVFLHPNSAPLWKKYLLFTQSYFSNFTVSKVNSTYGRCLSTLSAVRDGSMVSHPALPGVEEDMLDIFIQQCHFLRQSGHSEKAISLFQAMIDFTFYKPDSVQKLSTKQQVEFFEPFWDSGEARIGELGARGWKAWMLQQERGGWIQPSAEEEEEDEEEEEEVKDRSQPKWKVWLDVESSREAVHWLPWRPEKAKGQSEEDCEDPDRQVLFDDIGPSLICLSSELRLHLLLRFLSFLGLPVDSVLGDTHCQSGLLLENISFLTQDADLQHPLTSHYLPELGVNALGHMTTLQGTRKWAGLGKQGEKFVTNVFNMVKAVLPAHHRAVLSLSWMQYEKLKVMRCLHSGNKKRLHSQGKSSKRVAKRLLKEPDNRSSLVLWREYAHMEWMLGNLDESRKVFSTAAAMAGTKGLSSPCLCELCLLWVQLEMEDRPRVQRGEPTDATASPAVLILTKLVEGQSTFSFSSSQSLSPVSILKARRSYEQTLMATLSAMDEDFINPQTNRKGQEHLPEEKLRLRGLVGCYALFQYLTVGIQAANAIYSQAREKMEELHHTLTKDKQPNSEKASYTSSCYVNKLASECELLAVQQAALLRHHSSISVFPLATLRQTLTAALSTWPSSTPLWSIYVQMENRYHSAGRARRFFHSVTRANSSMVPRLFAIVAEQQRKQLVDAAQRSCYHAAALPILPENGLSNRIRGLFESAIATEMGTLCPLLWRMYMHFLLSEGKVDKARGIFYRALQNIPWAKGLYMDAVHLFPEHLQEFVDLMTEKELRLRLPLEELDILLED; the protein is encoded by the exons ATGGCCCTGTTTCCAGCTTTTGCAGATGCAGCGAGTAATAAAGCCGAAGATTCTTCTAAAG AATTAGACTGGCTGAGCAATAAGAGTTTTCAGATTGGGAATGTTCTTTCTTTTCACGGTCGGTTTATAGAAGAGAAGAGTGTAAG TGTTAGCAGAGAGGTAAGCTCTGCAGAGGacgagaaagagggagaggatgGTGTGCCattcaaaaagaagaaaaaaaaaagtgaaaagaagaggaaaaagaagaaaaaacacaaaaagaagagTGGCAGGTATTCGGACAGCAATGCATCTGATTCTGACACCATCTACCCCAGTGACCTCAAAAGGGAAGACGATGCCAATAg GCCCCAGGCTGCTCCATTAGCGAGCCGATTTTCCTGGTTAGATGACCTCCAGCTGCCAACAGAGCAGATGTTCTGTGTTGACCGTAAACCAGACCCAGCCAATTGGACATACAAGTCTCTGTACAAAGGAGACATTGCAAG GTATAAGAGGAAAGGCGGCTCCTTGTTGGGTCTGGATCATTGCCGACAAGCGGTCATCTGGGAAGAGTCAGATtcaaataagaaacaaaaaagtgcaGACAAGAAGAAAGCAGCAGACAGATACTTCTCTACTGTCAGTCGCCAGCTACTGAGGTCTGTGCCTCCTGTTCCCACATTATCAACCATTCCTAAGGGTGGTGACCTAATCAGGTCTTCCTCATTCCTCCCATTGGCTgatgatgaggaaaaaaaaggaggagagagag ggTATTGCTTCTTTACAGGTAACAAAGTGCAGATATCATCAGTAAATCCCCTTGGTGTGTATGACTCCTCCACATCCCTCTGGCTGCAGGGGAAAGGACAGCAGGTCCAGCAGAGGGAAGACATACAGACAGGGGAGAGTGGTGGACTTCTGGCTGGGAAGACTGAAGAGTTTAACAGACGGCTCAGAGAGCAGCCAGATGATATAGTGCTATGGatacaatacatacaatacCAG GATGAGCTGAGTTCATTAATGTTTGCTGGAGAGGATGAACAACAGCAGGGCACAGATTCAGCTCAGCTACGTAAATCTTCCTACAGAGCAGTGCTGGAGAAGAAGCTGAGCATTGCAGAGCGCGCAGTGGCCACCAACCCCGGCTGCATAGCTCTGCAGCTAGAAAGGCTCAAGATCTGCCAAGAGCTCTGGGAGCCCTCAGCTCTGGCCAAAGAATGGAAGAAACTG GTGTTCCTGCACCCAAACAGCGCCCCTCTGTGGAAGAAGTATCTGCTTTTCACCCAGAGCTACTTCAGCAACTTCACTGTGTCAAAGGTCAACTCTACCTACGGGAGATGCCTAAGCACACTCAGCGCTGTGAGAGACGGCAGCATGGTCTCTCACCCCGCCTTGCCAGGGGTTGAGGAGGATATGTTGG ATATCTTCATCCAGCAGTGTCATTTTCTGCGTCAGTCTGGTCACTCAGAGAAGGCGATTTCTCTTTTTCAGGCCATGATCGATTTTACTTTCTACAAACCTGACAGTGTACAAAAATTGTCCACCAAGCAGCAG gttGAGTTCTTTGAACCATTCTGGGACAGCGGGGAGGCGAGGATTGGGGAGTTAGGGGCCAGAGGCTGGAAAGCCTGGATGCTCCAACAAGAGCGAGGAGGGTGGATACAGCCCAGTGCcg aggaagaagaggaggatgaagaggaggaggaggaggtgaaggatCGGAGCCAGCCCAAATGGAAAGTTTGGCTGGATGTGGAGTCGTCTCGTGAAGCAGTTCACTGGCTGCCTTGGAGACCTGAAAAAGCCAAGGGCCAATCAGAAGAAGACTGTGAGGACCCAGATAGACAG GTGTTGTTCGATGACATCGGTCCATCTCTCATTTGCCTCTCTTCAGAACTTCGCCTCCATCTTCTTCTCCGTTTCTTATCATTCCTGGGTCTGCCTGTGGACTCTGTCCTCGGTGACACCCATTGTCAGTCTGGTCTGCTGCTAgagaacatttcttttttaacccAGG ATGCTGACCTCCAGCACCCTCTAACCTCTCATTACCTACCTGAGCTTGGGGTTAATGCTTTAGGTCACATGACCACTCTCCAAGGAACAAGGAAATGGGCAGGGCTTGGAAAACAGGGGGAGAAGTTTGTCACCAATGTATTCAATATGGTCAAAGCTGTCCTTCCTGCGCACCACAGAGCTGTCCTGTCACTCAGCTGGATGCAGTATGAGAAACTCAAG GTTATGCGCTGTCTGCACAGTGGCAACAAAAAACGTCTCCACTCTCAGGGCAAGAGCAGCAAGCGAGTTGCCAAGCGACTGCTTAAAGAACCTGATAACCGCTCATCACTGGTGCTGTGGCGGGAGTATGCCCACATGGAGTGGATGCTAGGTAACCTCGATGAATCTCGCAAGGTCTTCTCCACAGCTGCAGCTATGGCGGGAACCAAAGGGCTGAGTAGCCCCTGCCTGTGTGAGCTGTGTCTGCTGTGGGTGCAACTGGAGATGGAAGACAGACCTAGAGTTCAAAGAGGGGAACCAACTGATGCAACCGCTTCCCCAGCTGTTTTAATACTAACCAAGCTGGTAGAAGGACAGTCCACATTCTCCTTTTCATCCTCCCAGTCCCTTTCTCCAGTTTCCATCCTGAAAGCCAGGAGGTCATATGAACAGACTCTGATGGCCACCTTGTCAGCGATGGATGAGGACTTCATAAACCCTCAGACCAACAGAAAAG GTCAAGAGCACCTGCCAGAGGAGAAGTTGAGGCTGAGAGGCCTGGTTGGTTGCTATGCTCTGTTTCAGTACCTCACAGTAGGCATCCAGGCAGCTAATGCTATCTACAGCCAGGCTAGAGAAAAGATGGAGGAGCTGCATCACACATTAACAAAGGACAAGCAGCCCAACAGCGAGAAAGCCAGCTATACCAGCAGCTGCTATGTTAACAAGCTAGCTTCAGAGTGTGAGCTATTAGCAGTACAGCAGGCAGCCTTGCTGAGGCACCACAGCAGCATCAGTGTGTTTCCTTTGGCAACACTGAGACAAACTCTGACTGCTGCGCTTTCCACCTGGCCCAGCAGCACCCCTCTCTGGAGTATATATGTACAG ATGGAGAACCGTTACCATAGTGCTGGCCGGGCACGACGCTTTTTTCACTCTGTAACCAGGGCTAACAGCAGTATGGTGCCACGCCTCTTTGCTATTGTTGCTGAACAACAAAGGAAGCAGCTTGTGGATGCTGCTCAGAG GTCTTGTTACCATGCTGCTGCATTGCCCATCCTACCAGAGAATGGTCTCAGCAACCGTATCCGTGGACTGTTTGAAAGCGCCATAGCAACAGAGATGGGCACGCTCTGTCCTTTACTTTGGAGGATGTACATGCACTTCCTG ttatCAGAAGGGAAGGTAGATAAAGCCAGAGGGATCTTCTACAGGGCTTTACAAAATATCCCCTGGGCTAAG
- the nrde2 gene encoding nuclear exosome regulator NRDE2 isoform X2: MALFPAFADAASNKAEDSSKELDWLSNKSFQIGNVLSFHGRFIEEKSVSVSREVSSAEDEKEGEDGVPFKKKKKKSEKKRKKKKKHKKKSGRYSDSNASDSDTIYPSDLKREDDANRPQAAPLASRFSWLDDLQLPTEQMFCVDRKPDPANWTYKSLYKGDIARYKRKGGSLLGLDHCRQAVIWEESDSNKKQKSADKKKAADRYFSTVSRQLLRSVPPVPTLSTIPKGGDLIRSSSFLPLADDEEKKGGERGNKVQISSVNPLGVYDSSTSLWLQGKGQQVQQREDIQTGESGGLLAGKTEEFNRRLREQPDDIVLWIQYIQYQDELSSLMFAGEDEQQQGTDSAQLRKSSYRAVLEKKLSIAERAVATNPGCIALQLERLKICQELWEPSALAKEWKKLVFLHPNSAPLWKKYLLFTQSYFSNFTVSKVNSTYGRCLSTLSAVRDGSMVSHPALPGVEEDMLDIFIQQCHFLRQSGHSEKAISLFQAMIDFTFYKPDSVQKLSTKQQVEFFEPFWDSGEARIGELGARGWKAWMLQQERGGWIQPSAEEEEEDEEEEEEVKDRSQPKWKVWLDVESSREAVHWLPWRPEKAKGQSEEDCEDPDRQVLFDDIGPSLICLSSELRLHLLLRFLSFLGLPVDSVLGDTHCQSGLLLENISFLTQDADLQHPLTSHYLPELGVNALGHMTTLQGTRKWAGLGKQGEKFVTNVFNMVKAVLPAHHRAVLSLSWMQYEKLKVMRCLHSGNKKRLHSQGKSSKRVAKRLLKEPDNRSSLVLWREYAHMEWMLGNLDESRKVFSTAAAMAGTKGLSSPCLCELCLLWVQLEMEDRPRVQRGEPTDATASPAVLILTKLVEGQSTFSFSSSQSLSPVSILKARRSYEQTLMATLSAMDEDFINPQTNRKGQEHLPEEKLRLRGLVGCYALFQYLTVGIQAANAIYSQAREKMEELHHTLTKDKQPNSEKASYTSSCYVNKLASECELLAVQQAALLRHHSSISVFPLATLRQTLTAALSTWPSSTPLWSIYVQMENRYHSAGRARRFFHSVTRANSSMVPRLFAIVAEQQRKQLVDAAQRSCYHAAALPILPENGLSNRIRGLFESAIATEMGTLCPLLWRMYMHFLLSEGKVDKARGIFYRALQNIPWAKGLYMDAVHLFPEHLQEFVDLMTEKELRLRLPLEELDILLED; this comes from the exons ATGGCCCTGTTTCCAGCTTTTGCAGATGCAGCGAGTAATAAAGCCGAAGATTCTTCTAAAG AATTAGACTGGCTGAGCAATAAGAGTTTTCAGATTGGGAATGTTCTTTCTTTTCACGGTCGGTTTATAGAAGAGAAGAGTGTAAG TGTTAGCAGAGAGGTAAGCTCTGCAGAGGacgagaaagagggagaggatgGTGTGCCattcaaaaagaagaaaaaaaaaagtgaaaagaagaggaaaaagaagaaaaaacacaaaaagaagagTGGCAGGTATTCGGACAGCAATGCATCTGATTCTGACACCATCTACCCCAGTGACCTCAAAAGGGAAGACGATGCCAATAg GCCCCAGGCTGCTCCATTAGCGAGCCGATTTTCCTGGTTAGATGACCTCCAGCTGCCAACAGAGCAGATGTTCTGTGTTGACCGTAAACCAGACCCAGCCAATTGGACATACAAGTCTCTGTACAAAGGAGACATTGCAAG GTATAAGAGGAAAGGCGGCTCCTTGTTGGGTCTGGATCATTGCCGACAAGCGGTCATCTGGGAAGAGTCAGATtcaaataagaaacaaaaaagtgcaGACAAGAAGAAAGCAGCAGACAGATACTTCTCTACTGTCAGTCGCCAGCTACTGAGGTCTGTGCCTCCTGTTCCCACATTATCAACCATTCCTAAGGGTGGTGACCTAATCAGGTCTTCCTCATTCCTCCCATTGGCTgatgatgaggaaaaaaaaggaggagagagag GTAACAAAGTGCAGATATCATCAGTAAATCCCCTTGGTGTGTATGACTCCTCCACATCCCTCTGGCTGCAGGGGAAAGGACAGCAGGTCCAGCAGAGGGAAGACATACAGACAGGGGAGAGTGGTGGACTTCTGGCTGGGAAGACTGAAGAGTTTAACAGACGGCTCAGAGAGCAGCCAGATGATATAGTGCTATGGatacaatacatacaatacCAG GATGAGCTGAGTTCATTAATGTTTGCTGGAGAGGATGAACAACAGCAGGGCACAGATTCAGCTCAGCTACGTAAATCTTCCTACAGAGCAGTGCTGGAGAAGAAGCTGAGCATTGCAGAGCGCGCAGTGGCCACCAACCCCGGCTGCATAGCTCTGCAGCTAGAAAGGCTCAAGATCTGCCAAGAGCTCTGGGAGCCCTCAGCTCTGGCCAAAGAATGGAAGAAACTG GTGTTCCTGCACCCAAACAGCGCCCCTCTGTGGAAGAAGTATCTGCTTTTCACCCAGAGCTACTTCAGCAACTTCACTGTGTCAAAGGTCAACTCTACCTACGGGAGATGCCTAAGCACACTCAGCGCTGTGAGAGACGGCAGCATGGTCTCTCACCCCGCCTTGCCAGGGGTTGAGGAGGATATGTTGG ATATCTTCATCCAGCAGTGTCATTTTCTGCGTCAGTCTGGTCACTCAGAGAAGGCGATTTCTCTTTTTCAGGCCATGATCGATTTTACTTTCTACAAACCTGACAGTGTACAAAAATTGTCCACCAAGCAGCAG gttGAGTTCTTTGAACCATTCTGGGACAGCGGGGAGGCGAGGATTGGGGAGTTAGGGGCCAGAGGCTGGAAAGCCTGGATGCTCCAACAAGAGCGAGGAGGGTGGATACAGCCCAGTGCcg aggaagaagaggaggatgaagaggaggaggaggaggtgaaggatCGGAGCCAGCCCAAATGGAAAGTTTGGCTGGATGTGGAGTCGTCTCGTGAAGCAGTTCACTGGCTGCCTTGGAGACCTGAAAAAGCCAAGGGCCAATCAGAAGAAGACTGTGAGGACCCAGATAGACAG GTGTTGTTCGATGACATCGGTCCATCTCTCATTTGCCTCTCTTCAGAACTTCGCCTCCATCTTCTTCTCCGTTTCTTATCATTCCTGGGTCTGCCTGTGGACTCTGTCCTCGGTGACACCCATTGTCAGTCTGGTCTGCTGCTAgagaacatttcttttttaacccAGG ATGCTGACCTCCAGCACCCTCTAACCTCTCATTACCTACCTGAGCTTGGGGTTAATGCTTTAGGTCACATGACCACTCTCCAAGGAACAAGGAAATGGGCAGGGCTTGGAAAACAGGGGGAGAAGTTTGTCACCAATGTATTCAATATGGTCAAAGCTGTCCTTCCTGCGCACCACAGAGCTGTCCTGTCACTCAGCTGGATGCAGTATGAGAAACTCAAG GTTATGCGCTGTCTGCACAGTGGCAACAAAAAACGTCTCCACTCTCAGGGCAAGAGCAGCAAGCGAGTTGCCAAGCGACTGCTTAAAGAACCTGATAACCGCTCATCACTGGTGCTGTGGCGGGAGTATGCCCACATGGAGTGGATGCTAGGTAACCTCGATGAATCTCGCAAGGTCTTCTCCACAGCTGCAGCTATGGCGGGAACCAAAGGGCTGAGTAGCCCCTGCCTGTGTGAGCTGTGTCTGCTGTGGGTGCAACTGGAGATGGAAGACAGACCTAGAGTTCAAAGAGGGGAACCAACTGATGCAACCGCTTCCCCAGCTGTTTTAATACTAACCAAGCTGGTAGAAGGACAGTCCACATTCTCCTTTTCATCCTCCCAGTCCCTTTCTCCAGTTTCCATCCTGAAAGCCAGGAGGTCATATGAACAGACTCTGATGGCCACCTTGTCAGCGATGGATGAGGACTTCATAAACCCTCAGACCAACAGAAAAG GTCAAGAGCACCTGCCAGAGGAGAAGTTGAGGCTGAGAGGCCTGGTTGGTTGCTATGCTCTGTTTCAGTACCTCACAGTAGGCATCCAGGCAGCTAATGCTATCTACAGCCAGGCTAGAGAAAAGATGGAGGAGCTGCATCACACATTAACAAAGGACAAGCAGCCCAACAGCGAGAAAGCCAGCTATACCAGCAGCTGCTATGTTAACAAGCTAGCTTCAGAGTGTGAGCTATTAGCAGTACAGCAGGCAGCCTTGCTGAGGCACCACAGCAGCATCAGTGTGTTTCCTTTGGCAACACTGAGACAAACTCTGACTGCTGCGCTTTCCACCTGGCCCAGCAGCACCCCTCTCTGGAGTATATATGTACAG ATGGAGAACCGTTACCATAGTGCTGGCCGGGCACGACGCTTTTTTCACTCTGTAACCAGGGCTAACAGCAGTATGGTGCCACGCCTCTTTGCTATTGTTGCTGAACAACAAAGGAAGCAGCTTGTGGATGCTGCTCAGAG GTCTTGTTACCATGCTGCTGCATTGCCCATCCTACCAGAGAATGGTCTCAGCAACCGTATCCGTGGACTGTTTGAAAGCGCCATAGCAACAGAGATGGGCACGCTCTGTCCTTTACTTTGGAGGATGTACATGCACTTCCTG ttatCAGAAGGGAAGGTAGATAAAGCCAGAGGGATCTTCTACAGGGCTTTACAAAATATCCCCTGGGCTAAG
- the LOC137101657 gene encoding tubulin beta-4B chain isoform X2, which yields MREIVHLQAGQCGNQIGAKFWEVISDEHGIDPSGTYHGDSDLQLERINVYYNEATGGKYVPRAVLVDLEPGTMDSVRSGPFGQIFRPDNFVFGQSGAGNNWAKGHYTEGAELVDSVLDVVRKEAESCDCLQGFQLTHSLGGGTGSGMGTLLISKIREEYPDRIMNTFSVVPSPKVSDTVVEPYNATLSVHQLVENTDETYCIDNEALYDICFRTLKLTTPTYGDLNHLVSATMSGVTTCLRFPGQLNADLRKLAVNMVPFPRLHFFMPGFAPLTSRGSQQYRALTVPELTQQMFDAKNMMAACDPRHGRYLTVAAIFRGRMSMKEVDEQMLNVQNKNSSYFVEWIPNNVKTAVCDIPPRGLKMAATFIGNSTAIQELFKRISEQFTAMFRRKAFLHC from the exons ATGAGGGAGATCGTTCacctgcaggcaggccagtgtGGAAACCAGATTGGAGCCAAG TTCTGGGAGGTGATAAGTGACGAACATGGCATCGACCCGTCCGGGACATACCATGGGGACAGCGACCTGCAGCTGGAGCGAATCAACGTTTATTACAACGAGGCAACAG GTGGCAAGTATGTTCCTCGTGCAGTGCTGGTGGACCTGGAGCCTGGCACAATGGACTCTGTGAGGTCTGGGCCATTTGGTCAGATCTTTAGACCAGACAACTTTGTCTTTG GCCAGAGCGGAGCTGGTAATAACTGGGCTAAAGGCCACTACACTGAGGGGGCTGAACTGGTGGACTCCGTCCTGGATGTGGTGAGAAAGGAGGCAGAGAGCTGTGACTGCCTCCAGGGCTTCCAGCTCACACACTCCCTGGGAGGAGGTACTGGGTCTGGCATGGGTACGCTGCTTATCAGCAAAATCCGAGAGGAGTATCCAGATCGCATCATGAACACTTTTAGTGTGGTGCCCTCACCCAAA GTGTCAGACACAGTGGTGGAGCCATACAATGCCACTCTCTCTGTCCACCAGCTGGTCGAGAACACAGATGAGACCTACTGCATTGATAATGAGGCCCTGTATGACATCTGCTTTCGCACGCTGAAGCTCACCACACCCACCTACGGTGATCTTAACCACCTCGTGTCAGCAACCATGAGTGGGGTAACCACTTGCCTGCGCTTCCCCGGCCAACTCAATGCAGATTTGAGGAAACTGGCGGTCAACATGGTGCCTTTCCCCAGGCTGCACTTCTTCATGCCAGGCTTTGCTCCTCTCACCAGTCGTGGCAGCCAGCAGTACAG GGCTTTGACAGTTCCTGAGCTCACCCAGCAGATGTTTGATGCCAAGAACATGATGGCAGCTTGTGACCCACGCCACGGGCGCTACCTTACAGTTGCTGCCATCTTCCGAGGCCGCATGTCCATGAAAGAGGTGGACGAGCAGATGCTCAATGTGCAGAACAAGAACAGCAGCTACTTTGTGGAGTGGATCCCCAACAATGTTAAGACAGCGGTCTGCGACATCCCTCCCCGTGGCCTCAAAATGGCTGCCACCTTTATTGGCAACAGCACAGCCATTCAGGAGCTGTTCAAGCGCATCTCTGAGCAGTTTACCGCCATGTTCCGCCGCAAGGCCTTCCTCCACTG TTAA